The stretch of DNA CAACCGCCTGAAGGCGCGCCAGGAAGAATTCAACGTGCGCCGACGCCACATGGACAAGGCGCCACTGGCCTTCGGTATTTACTGCCTGCGCTACCTGAAACGGGTGCGCGAGCTGCAGGCCGAGGCGCGCGCCGTGCCGGCGCAATGAAAGGAGATAGCTTTCCGACAGCTTTGCCGTTTTGTCTTTCCAGGCAGTTTAGAGTCGTTAGAAGCCTGCAAATATTATTCGGTAAAAGTTGAAAATTTGTCGTGGGATTTCCGCAAAGCAAGGAAGAAATGTGTGATTTCTTTGGGGAATTTGCCTGTGCTCAACTTACTTTGGGGTAGCATAACTGCTGTCAAGTAAGTAGTTTCTGTAGCGCAGCCAATTGTTCTCCCGCCAGCCGGCCAGCCCGGCCTGGCGCATGGATGTCAAGATTTTTTTCTCGGAGTACCCACATGCAATTTCAACGGAAGAGCCTGGTCCTGATGGCCGCTGTCGCCTCGCTGTTCGCGAGCGTTTCCGCGCGTGCCGACTGGGTCCAGTCGACCGATCCCCTGGTTGTGCAGGCCAAGCCTGAAATGAACTCGGTGCAGGCGCAGAATCCTCCTGGCTTCACCTGGGCCCGCCATGCGACCGGTCCGGCCAGCTACGAGGTCGAGATCACGCCGGTGGGCGGCACTCCGACCCGCGCCGTGGTCGAGCGCAACTGGTACCTGCCGACCAAGGCTTTGGCCCTCGGCAACTACACCTGGCGCGTGCGCCCGGTGGGCAGCAACGAATGGTCGACCCCGCGCAACTTCTCGATCACCAGCAAGTCGACCAAGTTCGAGGTGCCGGACAACGCGACGCTGCGCAGCCGCATCCTGTCGAAAGCGCGTCCGCGTTCGCTGCCGTCCTCGGTGACCCCGTTCTCGACCTGGAACTATGCCAAGCGCACCACCCTCGAACCCTACCTGAGCCGCCTCGGCAACGAAGTCAAGGCCCAGGTCAGCGCCGTGCCGAGCCTGTCGGACTCGCGCTGGAACATCGTCATCACCTCGCCGCTGACCGCCGCCATGGCCTCGCAGCAGACCGACGTGCGCCAGCGCATCAACGAAGCGACCCGCCAGATGGAAGCGGCGGCGCTGATGTACAAGCTCAAGGGCGAGAGCCAGTTCCTGACCGAGGCGCTGCGCCGTGGCGACGAACTCGCCGCCCTCAATCCGTCCGGCCCGACCAGCTACGCCAACCAGGACCAGGCCACCCGCCAGATCGCCTGGGGCCTGGCCAAGACCATCGACCTGCTGGGCGGCGCGCTGGACGGCACCCGCAAGGCGCGCTGGCTCGGCGCGATCAAGATCCGCACCACCGAGATCTACAACAACCTGGCCGGCGACAACGGCCGCCTCGACCAGTATCCGTTCGACTCGCATGGCAACACCAGCCTGGTGTTCCTGGTCCTGATCTCGACCCTGACCCTGGGCGACATCCCGGACGCCGAGAAGTGGTTCGACTTCTCCTTCCGCGCCTACGCCCTGAGCCCGAACCCGTGGAGCGGCCCGGAAGGCGGCTACGCCAACGGCACCGCCTATGCCGAGTACGCGGCCGGCTACCTGCTGGCCCTGTGGGACCCGCTGACCCATGCCAGCGGCGTGAACTTCTTCGGCAAGCCCTGGACCCTGGGTTTTCTCGACTTCGCGATGGAATTCACCCCGCCGGGCGCGCGTACCCATGCCTTCGGCGACGCTTCGGAAACCAAGCCGGACCCGCGCGTGCTCCGCGCCTTTGCCACCCGCATGTGGTCGCCGCGCGCCGCCTGGTACGTGAAGAACACCACCGGCATGGAAGACGCGATGTCGCTGCTGCAGGCCGAATACCCGCTGCCGGTCACCTATACCAGCTGGCTGGAAGCGCCCCAGAACTCGGCCTATTACCCGAGCATCGGCTGGGTCGCCATGCACAGCGACCTGGGTTCGAGCGCGCGCATCTCGACCTTCTTCAAGTCCAGCCCCTACGGCTCGTTCAACCACAGCCATGGCGACCAGAACGGCCTGCTGCTGTCGATCGCCGGCCAGCCGATGCTGGTCAAGGCCGGCTGGTACGACTGGTACGGCTCGCCGTACTGGACCGACTGGTACCACCAGACCCGCTCGCAGAACGCGATCACCTTCGACGGCGGCAAGGGCCAGATGGTGACCGGCTACCGCGAGCAGCTGCAGCGCAACGGCAGGATCACCGCCTTCACCGCCCAGCCGACCTATGACTATGCCGAAGGCGATGCCACCCCGTCCTATGGCGGCCAGCTGACCATGGCCAAGCGCCAGGTCTGGCACCTGCGCAATGCCGGCAACGCCATTCTGGTGCGCGACCGCCTGTCCAGCACCGTGGCCCGCACCTACGAGTGGAACATCCACACGCCGGTGATCATGACGGTCGAGAATGCCCAGAACGTCAAGATCGTGGCCGGCGGACAGTCGCTGTGCCTGCGTTCGCTGAACGGCGACGCCAGTTTCGCCAAGTGGATCGGCCCGGGCGCCAAGACCAACGTGATCGAAGACCACGGCGCCTTCTACCTGAAGGCCAATGCCAACACCACCGCCGAGTACCTGGTGCTGCTCGACGTCGGCTGCAAGAAGCCGGCCGTGAACATCTCGACCTCGGGTTCGGTGCGCACCGTGACGGTGGGCGGCCAGTCGGTGACCATCAACTAGATGTAAGCGGGCGCTGTTCCCCCTGCGTGCCATGCTAGACTCGGCGCGCGGCACAAGTCCCCTGCGGCCCACGCCGCAGGGGACTTTTTTCATTGGCGGTCGCCAAGGCGGGAGAGAGTGATGAAGCAGGTATTCCTGATCTGTGCGCACAAGGACGTCGAGCAGCTCAATGCGCTGGTCGAGGCCTTGTCCGACCCCGACTTCACGGTCTACGTCCACCTCGACCGCAAGAGCGCGCTCGACCCGGCCGACCTGCATCGCGCCGCGCGCCAGGTGGCGCCGCGCATCGACGTGCGCTGGGGCGGCTTCTCGCAGGTAGAGGCCACCCTGGTGTCGCTGCGCCAGATCCTGCGCGAGCAGCCCGACTTCGACAAGCTCGTCTTCCTCTCGGCCCAGGACTTCCCGCTGCTGCCCAACGCCCTGCTCAAGCGCGAACTCGTTCGCTTGAAGGAGCATGAATTGCTGGAGACGGCGCCGATCCGCCCGGGCGGCTGGAACGTCGACTTCCGCTACCAGTTCTTCTACCGCGAAGGGGGAGGGCAGCTGGAGCGCCTGGCCTGCGGCCTGGCCAACCGCGTCCTGCGCGCCACCGGGCGCCGCCGCCGCATGCCGGACGGCTTCGCGCCGCATGGGGGATCGTCCTGGTGGGCCTTGTCGCGCGGCTGCGTGGCCGAGGTGCTGCGCCTGCTCGACGCCCACCCGCGCCTGACGCGCTTCATGCGCACCGTCCAGTGCCCCGACGAGATGCTGTTCCAGACCCTGGTCATGCATTCGCGCTTCGCCGACCGGGTACTGTCCGATAACTTCCGCTACGTGCAGTGGCCGGAACAGGGGGCGCGCAATCCCAAGGTCCTGGACGCCGGCGACTTCGAGCGCATCCGCGCCTCGCATGCGCATTTTTGCCGCAAGCTGGACAGCCAGGCCAGCGCGGCGCTGCTGCCGCAGCTGGTGCAATGGAAGGAAAGCCGTGCCGCCGCCTGAGGAGTCCGGCCATCCAGACGGGACGCCGCGGCGCGGATCCCAGAAGGTCATCTACGCCGCGATCGTCGCCAACCTCGGCATCGCGACCGCCAAGTTCATCGTCGCCGGCATCACCGGCAGCGCCGCCATGGTGGCCGAAGGCATCCACTCGGCCGTGGACACCGGCAACGAATTCCTGCTGCTGCTGGGCGAGCGGCGCAGCAGCCGCCCGGCCGACCGCAAGCATCCCTTCGGC from Massilia varians encodes:
- a CDS encoding DUF4962 domain-containing protein, which gives rise to MQFQRKSLVLMAAVASLFASVSARADWVQSTDPLVVQAKPEMNSVQAQNPPGFTWARHATGPASYEVEITPVGGTPTRAVVERNWYLPTKALALGNYTWRVRPVGSNEWSTPRNFSITSKSTKFEVPDNATLRSRILSKARPRSLPSSVTPFSTWNYAKRTTLEPYLSRLGNEVKAQVSAVPSLSDSRWNIVITSPLTAAMASQQTDVRQRINEATRQMEAAALMYKLKGESQFLTEALRRGDELAALNPSGPTSYANQDQATRQIAWGLAKTIDLLGGALDGTRKARWLGAIKIRTTEIYNNLAGDNGRLDQYPFDSHGNTSLVFLVLISTLTLGDIPDAEKWFDFSFRAYALSPNPWSGPEGGYANGTAYAEYAAGYLLALWDPLTHASGVNFFGKPWTLGFLDFAMEFTPPGARTHAFGDASETKPDPRVLRAFATRMWSPRAAWYVKNTTGMEDAMSLLQAEYPLPVTYTSWLEAPQNSAYYPSIGWVAMHSDLGSSARISTFFKSSPYGSFNHSHGDQNGLLLSIAGQPMLVKAGWYDWYGSPYWTDWYHQTRSQNAITFDGGKGQMVTGYREQLQRNGRITAFTAQPTYDYAEGDATPSYGGQLTMAKRQVWHLRNAGNAILVRDRLSSTVARTYEWNIHTPVIMTVENAQNVKIVAGGQSLCLRSLNGDASFAKWIGPGAKTNVIEDHGAFYLKANANTTAEYLVLLDVGCKKPAVNISTSGSVRTVTVGGQSVTIN
- a CDS encoding beta-1,6-N-acetylglucosaminyltransferase, which gives rise to MKQVFLICAHKDVEQLNALVEALSDPDFTVYVHLDRKSALDPADLHRAARQVAPRIDVRWGGFSQVEATLVSLRQILREQPDFDKLVFLSAQDFPLLPNALLKRELVRLKEHELLETAPIRPGGWNVDFRYQFFYREGGGQLERLACGLANRVLRATGRRRRMPDGFAPHGGSSWWALSRGCVAEVLRLLDAHPRLTRFMRTVQCPDEMLFQTLVMHSRFADRVLSDNFRYVQWPEQGARNPKVLDAGDFERIRASHAHFCRKLDSQASAALLPQLVQWKESRAAA